Proteins from a single region of Macrotis lagotis isolate mMagLag1 chromosome 2, bilby.v1.9.chrom.fasta, whole genome shotgun sequence:
- the HEXIM2 gene encoding protein HEXIM2, with protein sequence MDSPLEWKEPSRSNDGSSGETGASQTESPGCVSAEALGRRKHRRRSSKRKRHGWRPYLELSWAEKQQRDEHQSQRASRVREEMFAKGQAVAPYNTTQFLMDDHDLEEPDLGNCKGVLHQGSGWEEEEDEDEGWGSGDVDGRGRAQGEFLQREFSEAYEHYHVESLQGRSKQELVRDYLELEKRLSRAEEETRRLQQQRNPLGPHPCYRAQELAAEVERLKTENQKLRWENEMWGQEGSSPRENLGT encoded by the coding sequence ATGGACAGCCCATTGGAATGGAAGGAACCTTCAAGGTCCAATGATGGCAGCAGTGGAGAGACTGGGGCATCCCAGACTGAGAGCCCAGGTTGTGTCTCTGCTGAAGCACTGGGTCGGAGAAAGCATAGGCGCCGGTCCTCCAAACGCAAAAGACATGGTTGGCGGCCCTACCTGGAGCTGAGCTGGGCAGAAAAGCAGCAGCGGGATGAGCATCAAAGCCAGCGAGCCTCCAGGGTTCGAGAAGAAATGTTTGCCAAGGGACAGGCTGTGGCACCCTACAACACTACTCAATTTCTTATGGATGACCATGATCTAGAGGAACCAGACCTAGGTAACTGCAAGGGAGTACTCCACCAGGGTTCTggatgggaggaggaggaagatgaagatgaaggtTGGGGAAGTGGGGATGTGGATGGTCGAGGGAGGGCCCAAGGGGAATTTCTCCAAAGAGAATTCTCAGAAGCCTACGAGCACTACCATGTAGAGAGCCTGCAGGGCCGAAGTAAGCAAGAACTGGTCCGGGACTACTTAGAACTGGAGAAACGGCTCTCCCGGGCTGAGGAGGAGACACGGAGACTGCAACAACAGCGAAACCCTTTGGGTCCTCACCCATGTTACCGAGCCCAGGAACTGGCAGCTGAAGTGGAACGACTGAAGACGGAGAACCAGAAACTTCGGTGGGAGAATGAAATGTGGGGCCAAGAGGGCAGCAGCCCTAGGGAGAATCTGGGCACCTAG